The DNA segment GGTGATCGAGCGGGTATCGTCGTAGATATCCTTGATTGCCGCACAGATTTCGTCGGTGCTGACGGTGATCACTTCGTCGACGTAATCCTTGCAGATGTCGAAGGTGTGCTGGCCGATCTGCGCCACGGCCACGCCGTCGGCAAAGATGCCCACGGTCGGCAGGACCACACGCTCGCCGGCGGCCATGGCCGCTTGCAGGCAGTTGGAGTCGTCCGGCTCGACGCCGATGACCTTGATGTCCGGACGCAGGTATTTCACGTACGCCGCGATGCCAGCGATCAGCCCGCCGCCGCCGACCGGCACGAAAATCGCGTCCAGCGGTTGCGGGTGCTGGCGCAGAATTTCCATCGCCACGGTGCCCTGCCCGGCAATGGTGTGCGGATCGTCGTACGGGTGGATGTAAACGTAGCCCTTTTCATCGACCAGTTTCAGCGAATAGGCCAAGGCTTCCGGGAAGGAATCGCCGTGCAGCACGACTTTGCCGCCGCGCGAACGCACGCCTTCGACCTTGATCTCGGGGGTGGTCTTGGGCATCACGATGGTCGCTTTCACGCCCAGCACTTTCGCCGCCAGCGCCAGACCCTGCGCATGGTTGCCCGCCGATGCGGTGACCACGCCACGGGCGCGCTCTTCGTCAGTCAACTGGGTCAACTTGTTGTACGCGCCGCGAATCTTGAACGAGAACACCGGCTGCAAGTCTTCGCGCTTGAGCCAGATGTCATTGCCCAGCCGCTCGGAGAGCTGGCGAGCGTTCTGCAGCGGGGTTTCTACGGCAACGTCATAAACGCGCGAGGTGAGGATCTTTTTGACGTACTGTTCGAGCATCGGAAAGCATCACTGAGCGGTTGGGCAGGGCCAAGGAGTCTAACCCGGCTTTTGCCCGGGCGACCACACTGAACAGGGGGTTTTAGGGTGTGGAGAACTATTGTGGCGAGGGAGCTTGCTCCCGCTCGGCTGCGCAGCAGTCGTAAATCAGAACATTCGATTTGCCTGAAAGAATGCAAAGGACCGCTTCGCGCTCCAGCGGGAGCAAGCTCCCTCGCCACAGGGGTGTTTCCCCCTTCACCACCGCGGGGCCTATAATGCCGGCCTTTCCGTACCCACCTTGCCCGCTTCCGGAGCCCGCATGACCCAGGATCAACTCAAACAGGCAGTGGCTCAGGCCGCCGTCGACTTCATCCTTCCGAAACTCGACGACAAGAGCATCGTCGGGGTCGGCACCGGCTCCACCGCCAACTGCTTCATCGATGCACTGGCCCAGCACAAGGGCGCGTTCGATGGCGCGGTCGCCAGCTCCGAAGCCACTGCGGCGCGCCTCAAGGGCCACGGGATTCCGGTGTATGAGCTGAACACCGTCAGCGATCTGGAGTTCTACGTCGATGGCGCCGATGAAAGCGACGAACACCTGAACCTGATCAAGGGCGGCGGCGCCGCCCTG comes from the Pseudomonas sp. RSB 5.4 genome and includes:
- the ilvA gene encoding threonine ammonia-lyase, biosynthetic; its protein translation is MLEQYVKKILTSRVYDVAVETPLQNARQLSERLGNDIWLKREDLQPVFSFKIRGAYNKLTQLTDEERARGVVTASAGNHAQGLALAAKVLGVKATIVMPKTTPEIKVEGVRSRGGKVVLHGDSFPEALAYSLKLVDEKGYVYIHPYDDPHTIAGQGTVAMEILRQHPQPLDAIFVPVGGGGLIAGIAAYVKYLRPDIKVIGVEPDDSNCLQAAMAAGERVVLPTVGIFADGVAVAQIGQHTFDICKDYVDEVITVSTDEICAAIKDIYDDTRSITEPAGALGVAGIKKYVELRGVSGQTFVAIDSGANVNFDRLRHVAERAELGEGREAIIAVTIPEQAGSFKAFCEAIGKRQITEFNYRYNTGSEAHIFVGVQTHPENDPRSALLASLTGQGFPVLDLTDNELAKLHIRHMVGGHAAHVIDEVVFRFEFPERPGALFNFLNKLGGRWNISMFHYRNHGAADGRVVAGLQVPHDERHLVPAALEEIGYPYWDESENPAYQLFLG